Proteins found in one Leucoraja erinacea ecotype New England chromosome 34, Leri_hhj_1, whole genome shotgun sequence genomic segment:
- the lrit1a gene encoding leucine-rich repeat, immunoglobulin-like domain and transmembrane domain-containing protein 1a produces MRMVSLISADCRNVLQAVKNYVHKQETFFLLFRTVLCNNPEMTLIPGNIPDDTLTLVIERTLVRHVSAQAFSSASRLECLRLAFNSISEFSGESLQGLIRLRELRLNDNALSTFPWEALSHLPRLWLLDLHNNVLSSFPSQAGSYFKNITYLDLSSNRLRTLSTSDISMWLVIPPTARVILSTVHSKLIIGLHNNSWDCDCWLSELVHFVKMQQHPTSILMDPGLKCSRPEHLSGALFSSIELSKCQSPSIRAAESKVTAVPGTTVSLHCATTGVPSPTISWSRTDNMLLNGTGGYQSIAAKYEGWEVATFTWSHMVHSLCLAVIQEYTNRTQSGSTLSLDDISYQDSGEYLCRASNLMGTSGAMMSLLVVDSAKAKVPIKSTAGWRCPRKLRNQKAARRSRKLMAQYMSMLTNKVSPREMPRGSYSSGGTDYFTLHQDQLDTATNAPEFVSLKMNPSKITSLSENRRSVDESSNVTLRPSLTTPEADCLVRTVRVIGGTYHSVSLAWRSPKATNVTLFSILYTTFGERDMKRINVGPGKTKITIDGLMPQNKYIVCVCVKGIIPRKEQCVIFSTDEVAHASGTQKLINGIVITVACVIVIPLTLIVCCGALKRRCRKFLIKPPEDDDQNNSFAPFESLAMGPRPDTTEEDYLTNHDKDEANRLLSPRSSFDSEEATINEAQQNEYFC; encoded by the exons ATGAGAATGGTTTCACTTATTTCAGCTGACTGTCGAAATGTTTTACAGGCTGTGAAGAATTATGTACACAAACAAGAGACTTTCTTCTTACTTTTCAGGACCGTACTGTGCAACAATCCAGAAATGACTTTGATTCCAGGTAACATTCCCGATGACACTTTAACACTGGTGATCGAGCGGACATTAGTCAGACACGTTTCCGCGCAAGCGTTCTCCTCTGCTTCCCGGCTGGAATGTCTCAGGTTGGCCTTCAACTCCATCAGCGAGTTCAGTGGGGAGAGTCTTCAGGGTCTGATAAGACTGAGGGAACTTCGGCTAAACGACAACGCTCTTTCAACCTTCCCGTGGGAAGCCCTCTCCCACCTGCCTCGTCTCTGGCTCCTTGACCTGCATAACAACGTTCTCTCATCATTCCCCTCTCAAGCGGGTAGTTActtcaaaaacatcacctatctggaTTTATCAAGTAACAGGCTGAGGACTCTCTCAACCAGTGACATCTCAATGTGGCTGGTGATTCCTCCCACGGCCAGAGTGATTTTATCCACCGTTCATTCAAAACTCATCATAG GATTACATAACAATTCTTGGGACTGTGACTGCTGGTTATCAGAACTAGTTCATTTTGTTAAGATGCAGCAGCATCCAACATCAATATTGATGGATCCCGGATTAAAGTGCTCCCGGCCTGAACATCTCTCCGGAGCTCTCTTTAGCAGCATCGAGCTGAGTAAATGCCAGAGCCCCAGCATCCGTGCAGCAGAAAGTAAAGTGACTGCGGTCCCTGGAACCACGGTCTCTCTTCACTGTGCAACCACCGGAGTTCCCAGCCCGACCATCAGCTGGAGTAGAACGGATAACATGCTGCTGAACGGGACAGGTGGGTATCAGAGCATCGCAGCCAAGTACGaggggtgggaggttgcaaccttcacgtggtcc CATATGGTTCATTCATTGTGTCTTGCAGTGATACAGGAATACACCAACAGGACCCAGAGCGGGTCTACTCTCAGCCTAGATGATATATCCTACCAAGACTCTGGTGAATATTTGTGCCGAGCCAGTAACCTGATGGGAACATCAGGGGCTATGATGTCCCTGCTTGTGGTTGACTCTGCCAAGGCAAAGGTACCGATCAAAAGCACGGCAGGATGGAGATGTCCCAGAAAACTGAGGAATCAGAAAGCTGCCCGACGCAGTAGGAAACTGATGGCCCAGTACATGAGCATGCTAACCAACaaggtttcacccagagagatgccGAGAGGCTCCTATTCCAGTGGTGGGACAGATTACTTCACCCTGCATCAAGATCAGTTGGATACAGCCACAAATGCCCCGGAGTTTGTTTCCCTGAAGATGAATCCTTCAAAAATTACCAGCTTGTCGGAAAATCGCAGAAGTGTCGATGAATCCAGCAATGTAACATTGAGACCTTCATTGACCACACCTGAAGCAGACTGCTTAGTGAGAACAGTCAGAGTGATAGGGGGCACCTATCACAGTGTTTCATTGGCTTGGCGTTCACCCAAGGCCACAAACGTCACACTATTTAGCATTTTGTACACAACGTTTGGTGAAAGGGACATGAAGAGGATTAACGTGGGGCCTGGGAAGACCAAGATCACCATTGATGGATTGATGCCACAGAACAAGTacattgtgtgtgtctgtgtgaaagGGATCATCCCCAGGAAAGAGCAGTGTGTGATCTTCTCCACCGACGAGGTGGCCCACGCGAGCGGGACCCAGAAGCTGATCAACGGCATAGTGATCACTGTGGCCTGTGTGATTGTCATCCCCCTCACCCTCATCGTCTGCTGCGGTGCCCTGAAGAGACGCTGCAGGAAGTTTCTGATCAAACCCCCCGAAGACGATGACCAAAACAACTCCTTTGCCCCCTTTGAAAGCTTGGCAATGGGGCCCAGGCCGGACACCACTGAGGAAGATTATCTCACGAATCACGATAAGGATGAGGCCAACAGGCTGCTGTCACCAAGGTCCAGTTTCGATTCCGAAGAAGCAACAATTAATGAAGCCCAACAAAATGAATATTTCTGTTGA
- the lrit2 gene encoding leucine-rich repeat, immunoglobulin-like domain and transmembrane domain-containing protein 2: MYIKSQAYILFLRSLICMNSALGRIPGNIPSDVKKIRIENSHLAELPQGAFSSNPALEYLWLNFNNITVMHTRCMQGLGRLSELRLQGNKLRSIPWTTFQDCPALTILDLKRNQLDALPESALRYLTNLTYLDLSFNRLTVVSGNVFLNWTVYQRTQQNDGPRDAVANALLALHDNPWFCDCRLKGFVHFLKSISPPIILMNSYLTCSGPDSRAGVFFYKVELKSCFKPSVTSENMNVSVPFGEKVHLSCRAQGNPTPTVWWTNGVKIIRKINVKHTSVDEETVNSELVVPSAQGTDGGVYICSAANYLGNVSVQILVKTLTSVTLPMPSYLPPSSPGEESVYIDVSIAKQMVYGIVLKWHAVTLDPAETWYTLHFGKFDDPYTEKISIAPGVNTYSINELFPATKYKVCVSLRNQSPTRGRCIVFVTGTDISEMEQRERLIHIIVIACAMLLAVPAGMYACTTDTRFSCCFDKCAKACRRQRRGDKALRKAAQNVTFDSLQMGSDAELCNRASKEDKRRRKKSDDKTHKAKAELKTSDELY; this comes from the exons atgtatattaAATCACAGGCATACATTTTGTTTCTCAGGAGTTTGATTTGCATGAACTCAGCTCTAGGTAGAATACCAGGGAACATCCCGTCCGATGTTAAAAAAATCAGGATAGAAAACTCTCACCTGGCGGAATTGCCACAAGGTGCGTTTTCCTCCAACCCTGCCTTGGAATACCTGTGGCTGAACTTTAATAACATTACAGTCATGCATACAAGATGCATGCAAGGGCTCGGCAGATTATCAGAGCTACGTCTACAAGGAAACAAACTGCGTTCAATCCCATGGACAACTTTCCAGGACTGCCCAGCTTTGACAATATTGGATTTAAAACGTAATCAATTGGATGCCCTTCCAGAGAGCGCACTGAGGTATCTGACCAACTTGACCTATCTGGACTTATCGTTCAACAGGCTTACTGTGGTTTCTGGAAATGTGTTCTTAAATTGGACGGTCTATCAGAGAACACAACAGAATGATGGTCCACGGGATGCTGTTGCCAATGCTCTCCTGGCACTCCATGACAACCCCTGGTTCTGTGACTGTCGCCTTAAAGGTTTTGTACACTTCCTCAAATCCATCAGCCCCCCTATTATTCTGATGAACTCTTACCTAACCTGTTCAGGACCAGATTCCAGGGCAGGTGTCTTTTTCTACAAAGTGGAACTGAAGAGTTGCTTCAAGCCATCAGTCACATCTGAAAACATGAACGTTAGTGTTCCGTTTGGAGAGAAAGTACATTTATCCTGCAGAGCTCAAGGGAATCCTACTCCCACAGTGTGGTGGACAAATGGTGTGAAGATCATTCGGAAAATTAATG TGAAACACACAAGTGTTGATGAAGAAACTGTGAATTCGGAGCTGGTCGTTCCTTCAGCACAGGGCACTGATGGAGGAGTTTATATTTGCAGTGCTGCCAACTATCTGGGAAACGTGTCTGTGCAGATCCTGGTGAAAACCTTGACTTCAGTGACTTTACCCATGCCCTCGTATCTGCCCCCATCATCACCCGGGGAGGAGAGTGTTTATATAGATGTCAGCATTGCAAAGCAGATGGTGTACGGGATAGTGTTGAAGTGGCATGCAGTAACGCTGGACCCTGCGGAGACCTGGTACACACTGCACTTTGGCAAGTTCGATGATCCCTACACGGAAAAGATTTCCATAGCACCGGGGGTGAATACTTACTCCATTAATGAGCTGTTCCCAGCAACAAAGTACAAAGTGTGTGTGTCACTAAGGAACCAATCCCCCACCAGAGGGCGGTGCATCGTGTTTGTTACGGGCACCGATATCAGTGAAATGGAGCAGAGGGAAAGGTTGATCCACATTATCGTTATAGCGTGCGCCATGCTGTTGGCGGTGCCCGCTGGCATGTACGCCTGCACCACCGACACCCGCTTCAGCTGCTGCTTCGACAAATGCGCCAAGGCCTGTCGGCGACAGAGGCGAGGCGACAAGGCGCTGAGGAAGGCGGCTCAGAACGTCACCTTCGACAGCCTGCAGATGGGGAGCGATGCGGAACTCTGCAACAGGGCCTCCAAGGAAGACAAGAGGAGGCGCAAAAAGTCCGACGATAAAACCCACAAGGCAAAAGCTGAACTCAAAACCAGCGATGAATTGTATTAG